The proteins below are encoded in one region of Bifidobacterium catenulatum DSM 16992 = JCM 1194 = LMG 11043:
- a CDS encoding LacI family transcriptional regulator, with translation MKLALSTAAYPNLTAMGRDVVDTGKQAAELLLKLIDGERVGHLMEESYELRARASTGPAPAAE, from the coding sequence GTGAAACTCGCCCTCAGCACCGCAGCCTATCCGAATCTGACAGCCATGGGCCGTGACGTGGTCGATACCGGTAAGCAGGCCGCTGAACTGCTGCTCAAGCTGATCGACGGCGAGCGTGTGGGGCATCTGATGGAAGAGTCGTACGAATTGCGTGCCCGCGCTTCGACCGGTCCTGCTCCGGCAGCGGAATGA
- a CDS encoding sialate O-acetylesterase yields the protein MVTATGPALGSEMTTSVEPIDDRSTAGVLHVAAIFASHMVLQRNKPIAVFGALNADCAGLEVSAEIRDFDGSVIVQAHAYASKEIKNGFSPWRVMLPAQPEGGPYTLRVTAGNDFIEYYDVLIGEVWLAGGQSNMELELRNSENAEEALESCADPLLRFYNVPKTGVINRNAEHAASWQESSPENSGVMSAVAYYFARKLRDELDSDLPIGIIDCYIGGTSISCWMSEDALNSSESGRAYLARYEQAVAGKTQGQFDLEYSEWQSRSDTWNASIAAAREADPDVTWDTLTQQYGECPWPPPMTPTSQWRPTGPFHAMLERIVPYSLAGFLWYQGEEDEPYCDSYRELLGMMIGEWRALWSESLPFLIVQLPQWIDKTVDESDGDPMLWPVLREAQWDAAQSIDNVFAICTMDCGEYNNIHPVDKRTPGERLGNCALRQVYGMSRIPVYGPTVLGFRCDEGGRVRLFFRYAHGLHFSGTTPDSFGDELAKSLPSLVRLPEHSGFELAGADGVFHPAYAAIFVDCDIDDLVNAKVNVVDYNATEFGIPINSRSIGTITLATPKVPQPVMMRYAWRNWGPAPLFNDSNLPAHPFKLDLTDHTDSDHVE from the coding sequence TGCCGACTGCGCCGGACTTGAGGTTTCGGCGGAAATACGCGATTTCGATGGTTCCGTGATCGTGCAGGCGCACGCGTACGCCTCCAAAGAAATCAAGAACGGCTTTTCTCCGTGGCGCGTTATGTTGCCCGCGCAACCCGAAGGCGGACCTTACACGCTGCGCGTTACCGCAGGCAACGATTTCATCGAATATTACGACGTGCTGATCGGTGAAGTGTGGCTTGCCGGCGGGCAAAGCAATATGGAACTTGAGCTGCGCAACAGTGAAAACGCCGAGGAAGCCCTCGAAAGCTGCGCTGATCCGCTCCTGCGTTTCTACAATGTGCCGAAAACCGGCGTGATTAATCGCAATGCCGAACATGCGGCAAGTTGGCAGGAATCATCGCCCGAAAACAGTGGCGTGATGAGTGCTGTAGCGTACTATTTTGCGCGAAAACTGCGTGATGAACTTGATTCCGACCTTCCAATCGGCATTATCGACTGTTATATCGGGGGTACGTCGATTAGTTGTTGGATGAGCGAGGATGCGCTGAATTCCAGCGAATCCGGGCGTGCTTATCTTGCTCGCTACGAGCAGGCGGTCGCCGGTAAAACGCAGGGACAGTTCGATTTGGAGTATAGCGAATGGCAGTCGCGTTCTGATACTTGGAATGCGTCGATTGCTGCAGCTCGTGAAGCCGATCCTGATGTGACGTGGGATACGCTCACCCAACAGTATGGCGAATGTCCGTGGCCGCCACCGATGACGCCGACTTCACAGTGGCGTCCGACTGGTCCGTTCCATGCCATGCTGGAGCGTATTGTGCCCTATTCCTTGGCTGGATTCCTGTGGTATCAGGGCGAGGAAGACGAGCCGTATTGCGATTCCTATCGTGAGCTGCTGGGCATGATGATTGGTGAATGGCGTGCGCTGTGGAGTGAAAGCCTACCGTTCCTGATTGTGCAGTTGCCGCAATGGATCGACAAGACGGTCGATGAGAGCGACGGTGATCCGATGCTGTGGCCGGTGCTGCGCGAAGCCCAGTGGGATGCCGCGCAGTCCATCGACAACGTGTTCGCCATCTGCACCATGGATTGCGGTGAATACAACAATATTCACCCGGTTGATAAGCGCACGCCCGGCGAGCGTCTAGGCAATTGTGCGCTTCGCCAAGTGTATGGTATGAGCCGTATTCCGGTGTATGGTCCGACTGTGCTGGGCTTCCGCTGCGACGAAGGCGGTCGCGTGCGTCTGTTCTTCCGGTACGCGCACGGCCTGCATTTCAGCGGTACTACGCCCGACAGTTTCGGCGATGAGCTCGCCAAGAGCCTGCCTTCGTTGGTGCGTTTGCCGGAACATTCCGGTTTCGAGCTTGCCGGTGCCGATGGCGTGTTCCATCCGGCCTACGCCGCGATTTTCGTGGATTGCGATATTGACGATCTGGTCAACGCGAAGGTCAATGTGGTCGATTACAACGCTACGGAATTCGGTATTCCGATCAACAGCCGCAGTATTGGCACGATTACGTTGGCCACGCCGAAAGTGCCGCAACCGGTTATGATGCGTTACGCATGGCGTAATTGGGGTCCGGCACCGTTGTTTAATGACAGTAATCTGCCTGCTCACCCATTCAAGCTAGACCTGACCGATCACACCGACTCTGATCACGTTGAATGA
- a CDS encoding amino acid permease — protein sequence MSDATVAKKPRETDDVPVPPTLRKSLKNRHIQLIALGGAIGTGLFYGSSESIQLAGPAILLAYLIGGLAIFLIVRALSEMAVEDPKAGAFSYYATQYWSKRAGFISGWNYWFNYVLVAMVELAVVGSFVNYWFPNIPKWVSAAVFLVAIAALNLMGVNKFGEFEFWFAIIKIVAVLAMIFGGLYVIIANVPTASGIRASFANWFTVDGGFLPHGLMSRNADGTWTGLLMALVVVMFSFGGTELIGITAGETENPRTTIPKATNGIIWRILVFYICALGVIMAVVPWSTIDGNSSPFVQIFDSVGVHAAAGILNFVCLTAVMSVYNSGLYANSRMLYSLAKQGNAPAYLGRLNKRGVPVGGVITSAIIIAIAVVVVFVWPDFAFNYLMSIATIAAAINWIMIMITEIKFRRVVAAGDGPNNLKGLKGQEALDKLAFKLPFAKVTPYLVIAFMLLVVVLMCFSASYRIAVVAGVIWLVVLFAAYQITQKRA from the coding sequence ATGAGCGACGCAACCGTTGCGAAGAAACCGCGCGAAACCGACGATGTGCCGGTTCCGCCGACGCTGCGCAAGTCTTTGAAGAATCGTCATATTCAATTGATCGCATTGGGCGGCGCGATCGGCACCGGCCTGTTCTATGGTTCCAGCGAGTCGATTCAGCTGGCAGGCCCGGCCATTCTGCTCGCCTATCTGATCGGCGGTCTGGCGATTTTCCTGATCGTGCGCGCACTGTCTGAAATGGCGGTCGAGGATCCGAAGGCGGGCGCGTTCAGCTATTACGCCACGCAGTACTGGTCGAAGCGCGCAGGCTTTATTTCCGGCTGGAATTACTGGTTCAACTACGTGCTCGTAGCCATGGTGGAGTTGGCTGTGGTTGGCTCGTTCGTGAATTACTGGTTCCCGAACATTCCGAAGTGGGTGTCGGCGGCGGTGTTCCTCGTGGCGATCGCGGCGCTGAATCTTATGGGTGTGAACAAGTTCGGCGAATTTGAATTCTGGTTCGCCATCATCAAGATCGTGGCCGTGCTTGCCATGATTTTCGGCGGTTTGTATGTGATCATCGCGAATGTGCCGACCGCTTCGGGCATTCGCGCGTCGTTCGCCAACTGGTTCACCGTTGACGGCGGATTCCTGCCGCATGGCCTGATGTCTCGCAATGCGGACGGCACGTGGACTGGCTTGCTGATGGCGCTGGTCGTGGTGATGTTCAGCTTCGGCGGCACCGAACTCATCGGCATCACCGCGGGCGAGACCGAAAATCCGCGCACCACCATTCCGAAGGCCACGAACGGCATTATCTGGCGTATTCTCGTGTTCTACATCTGCGCGCTCGGTGTGATCATGGCCGTGGTCCCGTGGAGCACGATCGACGGCAATTCCAGCCCGTTCGTGCAGATTTTCGACTCGGTGGGCGTGCATGCGGCCGCCGGCATTCTGAATTTCGTGTGCTTGACCGCCGTAATGAGCGTGTACAACTCTGGCCTGTACGCGAACTCGCGCATGTTGTATTCGTTGGCGAAGCAGGGCAATGCTCCCGCGTATCTGGGCCGCCTGAACAAGCGCGGCGTTCCGGTCGGTGGCGTGATCACGTCGGCCATCATTATTGCGATCGCCGTGGTGGTGGTGTTCGTGTGGCCTGATTTCGCGTTCAATTATTTGATGTCGATCGCCACGATCGCCGCTGCGATTAATTGGATCATGATTATGATTACGGAAATTAAGTTCCGTCGCGTTGTCGCCGCCGGCGATGGTCCGAACAATCTGAAGGGATTGAAGGGCCAGGAAGCGCTTGACAAGCTCGCTTTCAAGCTGCCGTTCGCCAAGGTGACGCCGTATTTGGTGATCGCGTTCATGCTGCTGGTCGTGGTGCTGATGTGCTTCTCCGCAAGCTATCGCATCGCCGTGGTCGCCGGTGTGATTTGGCTGGTCGTGCTGTTCGCCGCCTATCAGATCACACAGAAGCGCGCCTGA